A stretch of the Nicotiana tabacum cultivar K326 chromosome 6, ASM71507v2, whole genome shotgun sequence genome encodes the following:
- the LOC107761030 gene encoding mitochondrial metalloendopeptidase OMA1 isoform X2 has product MGWYRRSKFGLDAFRNFASKFSLKNSIQETIPRPNKFNSASGFSTSSSKILRNSCFQYGIKQNKYTTGPFLGGGRRYYYVDRHQVHHFRPRGPQRWFQNPRTVLTIVLVGSGLVITVYMGNLETIPYTKRTHFVLLSKDLEKRLGDTQFQQMKGTFKGKILPAIHPESVRVRLIATDIIEALQRGLRKEQVWTDLHYASGDMASHGTSSGQHETLMALSDSNPEVKWSKEDEILDDSWVQKSRKKGQEKGSESATGHLEGLKWEVLVVNEPVVNAFCLPGGKIVVFTGLLEHFRTDAEIATIIGHEVGHAVARHAAEGITKNLWFAIIQMILYQFVMPDVVNTMSALFLRLPFSRRMEMEADYIGLLLMASAGYNPRIAPSVYEKLGKISGESALRDYLSTHPSGKKRAQLLAQAKVMDEALSIYREVQAGKGIEGFL; this is encoded by the exons ATGGGATGGTACAGAAGATCAAAATTCGGTCTTGACGCGTTTCGCAATTTCGCATCTAAGTTTTCACTCAAAAATTCCATTCAAGAAACCATTCCAAGACCCAACAAATTCAATTCTGCATCTGGGTTTTCCACCTCGTCCTCAAAGATTTTGAGAAACTCGTGTTTTCAGTATGGCATAAAGCAAAATAAGTATACCACTGGCCCTTTTTTGGGTGGGGGTAGAAGATATTACTATGTTGATAGACACCAAGTTCATCACTTTCGTCCAAGAGGTCCACAGAGATGGTTTCAGAATCCAAGAACTGTTCTTACTATTGTCTTGGTTGGTTCTGGATTAGTAATAACCGTTTACATGGGTAATTTGGAGACTATACCTTATACTAAAAGAACCCATTTTGTGCTTTTGTCTAAAGATCTTGAGAAAAGGTTGGGTGACACTCAGTTTCAACAGATGAAAGGGACATTCAAAGGGAAAATATTGCCAGCTATACACCCGGAAAGTGTTAGGGTGAGACTTATAGCTACAGATATAATTGAAGCTTTACAAAGAGGATTGAGAAAAGAACAAGTATGGACTGATCTTCACTATGCTTCAGGTGACATGGCATCTCATGGGACTAGTAGTGGGCAGCATGAGACTTTGATGGCATTGAGTGATAGCAACCCCGAGGTGAAGTGGAGTAAAGAGGATGAGATTCTTGATGACAGTTGGGTTCAGAAAAGTAGGAAGAAGGGACAGGAAAAGGGGTCAGAATCCGCTACTGGACATTTAGAAGGATTGAAGTGGGAGGTTTTGGTTGTAAATGAGCCTGTTGTTAATGCATTCTGTTTGCCTGGTGGCAAGATTGTAGTCTTCACAGGGTTGCTCGAACATTTTAGGACAGATGCTGAAATTGCAACCATAATTGGGCATGAG GTTGGGCATGCCGTGGCTCGCCATGCTGCTGAGGGAATTACGAAAAACTTGTGGTTTGCGATCATTCAAATGATTCTTTATCAATTTGTTATGCCTGATGTTGTTAACACCATGTCAGCCCTGTTCCTAAGGCTTCCATTCTCACGCAG GATGGAGATGGAAGCAGATTACATAGGGCTGTTGTTGATGGCTTCTGCTGGATATAACCCTCGAATTGCTCCATCAGTCTATGAGAAGCTGGGCAAGATCTCTGGTGAATCAGCCTTGAGAGATTATCTGTCAACTCATCCTTCTGGGAAGAAGAGAGCACAATTGTTGGCTCAGGCTAAAGTAATGGATGAAGCCCTTTCGATATACAGGGAAGTACAGGCAGGAAAGGGGATTGAGGGTTTCCTATGA
- the LOC107761029 gene encoding pentatricopeptide repeat-containing protein At5g66520-like, whose translation MMELQRLNLKNKLTCLLENCKSLRELKQIHAHITTPPHLFTTDRCFLISRLIFFCTVSQSGSLTYANAVFRFVPRKTLFIYNSMIRAYASRILDPTSFQPLILYKQMLFDDITPDCITFPFVLKHCVNRVDEFVGRSVHAHVVKFGFLSDVFVQNSLISLYSQCGSVGIARKVFDEMSNRDIVSWNSMVIGCLRNGELDMALELFRRMKKRNIITWNSIITGFVQGGRPKEALEFFYEMQISGDDMVSPDKMTIASVISACASLGAVDQGKWVHDYLNRSGMECDMVIATALVDMYGKCGSVSRALDVFKAMKNKDVLAWTAMVSAFALNGNGREAFELLLDMEEAGVRPNAVTFTALLSACAHSGIIEIGRRCFDVMRHAYHIEPQIQHYACMVDILGRAGLFDEAEGLIRSMPMEPDVFVWGALLGGCQMHRNFQLGEKVARHLISLEPLNHAFYVNLCDIYAKAGRFDHVKEIRALMKEKGIEKTVPGCSMIEVDGVVHEFSVRDSPQVLMTEIKHVLTSLSDEMGRRVNMIPSLE comes from the coding sequence ATGATGGAGCTCCAACGGTTAAATTTGAAGAACAAACTGACATGCCTGCTTGAGAATTGCAAGAGCTTGAGAGAGCTGAAGCAGATACATGCCCACATCACAACACCCCCTCACCTCTTTACAACTGACCGTTGCTTCCTAATCTCTCGCCTTATTTTCTTCTGCACAGTTTCTCAATCAGGGTCCCTCACCTATGCCAACGCCGTATTCAGATTCGTCCCTCGCAAAACTCTCTTCATTTACAACTCCATGATCAGAGCTTACGCTTCAAGAATCCTTGACCCCACTTCATTTCAGCCCTTAATTTTATACAAACAAATGCTCTTTGATGATATTACACCTGACTGTATTACATTTCCCTTCGTGTTAAAACATTGCGTGAACAGAGTTGATGAATTCGTCGGACGAAGTGTTCATGCCCACGTTGTTAAGTTTGGGTTTCTTAGTGATGTTTTTGTGCAGAATTCTTTGATAAGTTTGTATTCACAATGCGGGTCAGTGGGAATTGCAAGGAAGGTATTTGATGAAATGTCAAATCGGGATATTGTTTCGTGGAATTCTATGGTTATTGGGTGTCTGCGAAACGGAGAGTTGGATATGGCCTTAGAGTTGTTTAGGAGGATGAAGAAGAGGAATATTATTACTTGGAATTCAATTATCACGGGGTTTGTACAAGGAGGGAGGCCAAAAGAAGCTTTAGAATTCTTCTATGAAATGCAAATTTCAGGTGATGATATGGTTAGTCCAGATAAAATGACAATTGCTAGTGTAATCTCAGCTTGTGCTTCTCTTGGAGCAGTTGATCAAGGTAAGTGGGTGCATGATTACTTGAACAGGAGTGGAATGGAGTGTGATATGGTGATTGCCACAGCATTAGTAGACATGTATGGCAAATGTGGGAGTGTTTCTCGAGCACTTGATGTTTTCAAGGCAATGAAAAATAAGGATGTTTTGGCATGGACAGCTATGGTTTCTGCTTTTGCTCTTAATGGGAATGGCAGGGAAGCTTTCGAGCTTTTGTTGGACATGGAAGAGGCTGGAGTGAGGCCTAATGCTGTAACTTTTACTGCTTTGTTGTCTGCTTGTGCGCATTCTGGCATTATAGAGATAGGGCGAAGGTGTTTTGATGTGATGAGGCATGCTTATCACATAGAGCCACAAATTCAACACTATGCTTGCATGGTTGATATTCTTGGTCGAGCTGGTCTCTTTGATGAGGCAGAAGGGCTAATCAGAAGTATGCCAATGGAGCCAGATGTTTTCGTTTGGGGTGCACTACTTGGTGGCTGCCAAATGCACCGAAATTTTCAGTTAGGAGAAAAGGTTGCTCGGCATTTGATTTCTTTGGAGCCTCTGAACCATGCCTTTTATGTTAATCTTTGCGATATATATGCCAAAGCTGGTAGGTTTGACCATGTTAAGGAGATTAGAGCCCTTATGAAGGAGAAAGGGATTGAGAAGACAGTTCCTGGATGCAGCATGATTGAAGTTGATGGAGTTGTCCACGAATTTTCTGTAAGAGATTCACCTCAAGTTTTGATGACAGAAATAAAGCATGTATTAACTAGTTTGAGTGATGAGATGGGAAGGAGAGTTAATATGATCCCTTCTCTGGAATGA
- the LOC107761030 gene encoding mitochondrial metalloendopeptidase OMA1 isoform X1, giving the protein MGWYRRSKFGLDAFRNFASKFSLKNSIQETIPRPNKFNSASGFSTSSSKILRNSCFQYGIKQNKYTTGPFLGGGRRYYYVDRHQVHHFRPRGPQRWFQNPRTVLTIVLVGSGLVITVYMGNLETIPYTKRTHFVLLSKDLEKRLGDTQFQQMKGTFKGKILPAIHPESVRVRLIATDIIEALQRGLRKEQVWTDLHYASGDMASHGTSSGQHETLMALSDSNPEVKWSKEDEILDDSWVQKSRKKGQEKGSESATGHLEGLKWEVLVVNEPVVNAFCLPGGKIVVFTGLLEHFRTDAEIATIIGHEVGHAVARHAAEGITKNLWFAIIQMILYQFVMPDVVNTMSALFLRLPFSRRMLYPEINNNNNPVESHKWGLGRVVCMQAEVTPALERMEMEADYIGLLLMASAGYNPRIAPSVYEKLGKISGESALRDYLSTHPSGKKRAQLLAQAKVMDEALSIYREVQAGKGIEGFL; this is encoded by the exons ATGGGATGGTACAGAAGATCAAAATTCGGTCTTGACGCGTTTCGCAATTTCGCATCTAAGTTTTCACTCAAAAATTCCATTCAAGAAACCATTCCAAGACCCAACAAATTCAATTCTGCATCTGGGTTTTCCACCTCGTCCTCAAAGATTTTGAGAAACTCGTGTTTTCAGTATGGCATAAAGCAAAATAAGTATACCACTGGCCCTTTTTTGGGTGGGGGTAGAAGATATTACTATGTTGATAGACACCAAGTTCATCACTTTCGTCCAAGAGGTCCACAGAGATGGTTTCAGAATCCAAGAACTGTTCTTACTATTGTCTTGGTTGGTTCTGGATTAGTAATAACCGTTTACATGGGTAATTTGGAGACTATACCTTATACTAAAAGAACCCATTTTGTGCTTTTGTCTAAAGATCTTGAGAAAAGGTTGGGTGACACTCAGTTTCAACAGATGAAAGGGACATTCAAAGGGAAAATATTGCCAGCTATACACCCGGAAAGTGTTAGGGTGAGACTTATAGCTACAGATATAATTGAAGCTTTACAAAGAGGATTGAGAAAAGAACAAGTATGGACTGATCTTCACTATGCTTCAGGTGACATGGCATCTCATGGGACTAGTAGTGGGCAGCATGAGACTTTGATGGCATTGAGTGATAGCAACCCCGAGGTGAAGTGGAGTAAAGAGGATGAGATTCTTGATGACAGTTGGGTTCAGAAAAGTAGGAAGAAGGGACAGGAAAAGGGGTCAGAATCCGCTACTGGACATTTAGAAGGATTGAAGTGGGAGGTTTTGGTTGTAAATGAGCCTGTTGTTAATGCATTCTGTTTGCCTGGTGGCAAGATTGTAGTCTTCACAGGGTTGCTCGAACATTTTAGGACAGATGCTGAAATTGCAACCATAATTGGGCATGAG GTTGGGCATGCCGTGGCTCGCCATGCTGCTGAGGGAATTACGAAAAACTTGTGGTTTGCGATCATTCAAATGATTCTTTATCAATTTGTTATGCCTGATGTTGTTAACACCATGTCAGCCCTGTTCCTAAGGCTTCCATTCTCACGCAG GATGCTCTATCcagaaatcaacaacaacaacaacccagtggaatcccacaagtggggtttggggagggtagtgtgtatgcaggcAGAGGTTACCCCTGCCCTGGAAAG GATGGAGATGGAAGCAGATTACATAGGGCTGTTGTTGATGGCTTCTGCTGGATATAACCCTCGAATTGCTCCATCAGTCTATGAGAAGCTGGGCAAGATCTCTGGTGAATCAGCCTTGAGAGATTATCTGTCAACTCATCCTTCTGGGAAGAAGAGAGCACAATTGTTGGCTCAGGCTAAAGTAATGGATGAAGCCCTTTCGATATACAGGGAAGTACAGGCAGGAAAGGGGATTGAGGGTTTCCTATGA